One segment of Bradyrhizobium sp. WD16 DNA contains the following:
- a CDS encoding YqgE/AlgH family protein, whose translation MDRIEKGPKSDGIGLPGRGGENGDEGGRRSYLDGQILIAMPVMEDERFARSVIYICAHSAEGAMGIILNRPAGSIDFPELLVQLDIIDKPDQIVLPANTEAMKVMKGGPVETGRGFVLHSSDFFIKNATLSIDDGVCLTATLDILKAIAKGEGPRHAILALGYAGWAPGQLENEIQENGWLHCQADPELIFGRDANIKYERALQKLGIDLAMLSSEAGHA comes from the coding sequence ATGGATCGAATCGAAAAAGGGCCGAAGTCCGATGGAATAGGCCTGCCGGGGCGCGGGGGCGAAAACGGCGATGAGGGCGGCCGGCGCAGCTATCTCGACGGCCAGATCCTGATTGCCATGCCCGTGATGGAAGACGAGCGTTTCGCGCGTTCGGTGATCTATATCTGCGCCCATTCCGCCGAAGGCGCCATGGGCATCATCCTCAATCGTCCCGCCGGTAGTATCGACTTCCCCGAACTGCTGGTGCAACTCGATATCATCGACAAGCCGGACCAGATCGTGTTGCCGGCAAATACCGAGGCGATGAAGGTGATGAAGGGCGGTCCGGTCGAGACCGGTCGTGGCTTCGTGCTGCATTCGAGTGACTTCTTCATCAAGAATGCGACACTTTCGATCGACGATGGCGTCTGTCTGACCGCGACCCTCGACATCCTCAAGGCCATCGCCAAGGGAGAGGGGCCGCGCCACGCCATTCTGGCCCTCGGCTATGCCGGTTGGGCACCGGGCCAGCTCGAGAACGAAATCCAGGAGAATGGCTGGTTGCACTGCCAGGCCGACCCGGAGCTGATCTTCGGCCGCGATGCCAACATCAAATATGAGCGCGCACTCCAGAAGCTCGGCATCGATCTCGCCATGCTCTCCAGCGAAGCCGGCCACGCCTGA
- a CDS encoding EAL domain-containing protein gives MRLIRCLALAALGLMMLAVAPAAHAVDAVSVRGDAPAIDLTGILDYQHSDTDRIQVSTAPGPDGIVRRIEVRAREGGQSWVVFALANNSDDQLDRLIVAPHYRIVSSGLLWPDLGTSRIATITPSTGDRPERQESATADIFRVTLDPGSVITFVAELRTDKLPQLYLWEPDAYKDKVNSFTLYQGIIIGISGLLALVLTILFVVKGSIMFPAAAALAWAVLVYIGVDFGFWGKVLDMSAGAERVWRASGEAILAATLLVFLFAYLNLSRWHVRYSHITIGWLVFLGSLVALALFDPAVASGIARISLVLIAFAGFALIVYLSTHSFDRAVLLIPTWFLLVVWVVAAGMTVAGSVTNDIVGPALLGGLVLIVMLIGFTVMQHAFAGGGASQGIVSDVERRALALVGSGDLIWDWDVSADKVFTSPETESLLGLKRGTLEGPAAKWLEVLHPLDQDRFRAALDSVLDQRRGRLVQDFRLRTPDGHYMCFALKARPVVGSDGEVSRVVGTLTDVTETKNAEERMLHDSVHDNLTGLPNRKLFMDRLNAVATFAKTMPSLRPTVMVIDLDRFKQVNDSVGIAVGDSILLTLARRLTRILKPQDTLARLAGDQFGLIVLSEQDAGRITAFAETIRKTIRAPIAFNDREIFLTASIGLALSDPQAPLTDEIIKDAELAMYHSKRIGGDRIDVYKQAMRSRKTDRLTLEGELRRAIEREEITILYQPIVRLEDRAVAGFEALARWDHPKLGRMSPSEFISIAEEIGLIVDLGLFVMDRTARQLALWQRAIRSRNGVFASVNVSSRQLLRHDLIHDIRTVLSRSAVARGTLKLELTESLVMENPEHAAQMLQRIRELGTGLSLDDFGTGHSSLAYLQKFPFDTIKIDQSFVRTTSRGTRPVILKSIVAMAHDLGMDVVAEGAETDSDAVELYQLGCEYAQGFAFGEPMDADAATRILTEERLEAAQ, from the coding sequence TTGCGACTGATCAGGTGCCTGGCGCTTGCCGCGCTCGGCCTCATGATGCTCGCCGTTGCGCCTGCCGCGCACGCCGTTGACGCCGTCAGCGTCCGCGGCGACGCGCCCGCGATCGACCTCACCGGCATTCTCGACTACCAGCACAGCGATACCGACCGCATCCAGGTCTCCACGGCGCCGGGGCCCGACGGCATCGTTCGCCGCATCGAGGTCCGCGCCCGCGAGGGCGGCCAGAGCTGGGTAGTGTTCGCGCTCGCCAACAACTCTGACGACCAGCTCGACCGACTGATCGTCGCGCCGCATTACCGGATCGTCTCCTCGGGCCTGCTGTGGCCCGATCTCGGCACCTCGCGGATCGCCACCATCACCCCATCGACGGGTGACCGGCCCGAACGCCAGGAGAGCGCCACCGCGGACATCTTCCGCGTCACCCTCGACCCGGGCTCGGTGATCACCTTCGTCGCCGAACTGCGCACCGACAAGCTGCCCCAGCTCTATCTGTGGGAGCCCGATGCCTACAAGGACAAGGTCAACTCCTTCACGCTCTATCAGGGCATCATCATCGGCATTTCCGGCCTGCTGGCGCTGGTGCTGACTATCCTGTTCGTGGTCAAGGGCAGCATCATGTTCCCGGCCGCGGCGGCGCTGGCCTGGGCGGTGCTGGTCTATATCGGCGTCGATTTCGGCTTCTGGGGCAAGGTGCTCGACATGTCGGCCGGCGCCGAGCGGGTGTGGCGCGCCTCGGGCGAGGCAATCCTCGCGGCGACGCTGCTGGTCTTCCTGTTCGCCTATTTGAACCTGTCGCGCTGGCACGTACGCTATTCGCATATCACCATCGGCTGGCTGGTCTTTCTCGGCTCGCTGGTCGCCTTGGCGCTATTCGATCCTGCCGTCGCCTCGGGCATCGCGCGAATATCGCTGGTGCTGATCGCCTTCGCCGGATTCGCCCTGATCGTCTATCTCTCGACCCACAGCTTCGATCGCGCAGTGCTGCTGATCCCGACCTGGTTCCTGCTGGTGGTCTGGGTGGTGGCTGCGGGCATGACCGTGGCGGGCAGCGTCACCAACGACATCGTCGGCCCGGCCCTGCTCGGCGGCCTGGTGCTGATCGTGATGCTGATCGGCTTCACGGTGATGCAGCATGCCTTCGCCGGCGGAGGCGCCAGCCAGGGTATCGTGTCGGATGTCGAACGCCGGGCACTGGCGCTGGTCGGCTCCGGCGACCTGATCTGGGACTGGGACGTCTCCGCGGACAAGGTCTTCACCAGCCCCGAAACCGAGAGCTTGCTCGGCCTCAAGCGCGGTACGCTGGAAGGCCCGGCCGCGAAATGGCTCGAAGTGCTGCATCCGCTCGATCAGGACCGCTTCCGCGCCGCCCTCGACAGCGTGCTCGACCAGCGCCGCGGCCGCCTTGTGCAGGATTTCCGCCTTCGCACCCCGGACGGGCATTACATGTGCTTCGCGCTGAAGGCGCGGCCAGTCGTCGGCTCCGACGGCGAGGTCTCCCGTGTCGTCGGCACCCTCACCGACGTCACCGAGACCAAGAACGCCGAAGAGCGCATGCTGCACGATTCCGTGCACGACAATCTCACCGGCCTGCCCAACCGCAAGCTGTTCATGGACCGGCTCAATGCGGTCGCGACCTTTGCCAAGACCATGCCGAGCCTGCGGCCGACGGTGATGGTGATCGATCTCGACCGGTTCAAGCAGGTCAATGATTCAGTCGGCATCGCGGTCGGCGATTCCATCCTGCTGACGCTGGCCCGCCGCCTGACCCGCATCCTCAAGCCGCAGGATACCCTCGCTCGCCTCGCCGGCGACCAGTTCGGCTTGATCGTCTTGTCCGAGCAGGACGCCGGCCGCATCACCGCCTTCGCCGAGACCATCCGCAAGACGATCCGCGCCCCGATCGCCTTCAATGACCGTGAGATCTTCCTGACCGCCTCGATCGGCCTGGCGCTCAGCGACCCGCAGGCCCCGCTCACCGATGAGATCATCAAAGACGCCGAACTGGCGATGTATCACTCCAAGCGGATCGGCGGCGACCGCATCGACGTCTACAAGCAGGCGATGCGGTCCCGGAAGACCGACCGGCTGACGCTGGAAGGCGAGTTGCGCCGCGCGATCGAGCGCGAGGAGATCACTATCCTTTACCAGCCCATCGTGCGGCTGGAAGACCGCGCAGTCGCCGGTTTCGAGGCTCTGGCGCGCTGGGATCATCCCAAGCTCGGCCGCATGTCACCGAGCGAATTCATCAGCATCGCCGAGGAGATCGGACTGATCGTCGATCTCGGGCTGTTCGTGATGGACCGCACTGCCCGCCAGCTCGCGCTCTGGCAGCGGGCGATCCGCTCCCGCAATGGAGTCTTCGCCAGCGTCAATGTCTCGTCCCGCCAGCTCCTTCGACACGACCTGATCCACGACATCCGCACGGTCCTGTCGCGTTCGGCGGTCGCCCGCGGCACACTCAAGCTCGAACTCACCGAATCGCTGGTGATGGAAAATCCCGAGCATGCGGCACAGATGCTCCAGCGGATCCGCGAGCTCGGCACCGGGCTGTCGCTGGACGACTTCGGCACCGGCCATTCATCGCTGGCTTACCTGCAGAAATTCCCGTTCGACACGATCAAGATCGACCAGTCCTTCGTCCGCACCACGAGCCGCGGCACACGGCCGGTAATCCTCAAGTCGATCGTGGCCATGGCCCATGACCTCGGCATGGATGTGGTGGCGGAAGGCGCTGAAACCGACTCCGACGCGGTGGAGCTCTATCAGCTCGGCTGCGAATACGCCCAGGGCTTCGCCTTCGGCGAGCCGATGGATGCGGATGCGGCGACGCGCATCCTCACCGAGGAACGGCTGGAAGCGGCGCAGTAA
- a CDS encoding NAD(P)H-quinone oxidoreductase translates to MDKLPAQMTAVGISKPGGPEVLIPETRPLPQPGPHDILIKVAAAGVNRPDVAQRSGVYPPPPGASDLPGLEVAGEVVSLGSEVIRHKLGDKVMSLVAGGGYAQYCLAPDSHAMPVPEAFSMAEAGATPETLMTVWHNVFERGGLKAGETLLVHGGSSGIGTMAIQLGKAFGARVVVTVGSAEKAEACLKLGADRAVNYKTEDFVAVTREFTSKAGVDVILDMVGGDYIERNYDAAAVGGRIVQIAFLGSPKATVNFTKLMIKRLVHTGSTLRPRSVADKAAMVEAITTKVLPLLRDGRVKPLMDSSFPLERAADAHRRMETSQHVGKIVLTV, encoded by the coding sequence ATGGACAAGCTGCCCGCCCAAATGACCGCCGTCGGCATCAGCAAGCCCGGTGGCCCGGAGGTGTTGATTCCGGAGACCCGGCCGCTGCCGCAGCCGGGGCCTCACGATATTCTGATCAAGGTCGCCGCGGCGGGGGTCAACCGGCCCGACGTCGCCCAGCGCAGCGGCGTCTACCCGCCGCCGCCGGGGGCCAGCGATCTGCCCGGGCTGGAAGTGGCCGGCGAGGTCGTGTCGCTCGGCTCGGAGGTTATTCGTCACAAGCTCGGCGACAAGGTGATGTCGCTGGTCGCCGGCGGCGGCTACGCCCAGTACTGCCTCGCCCCCGACAGCCACGCCATGCCGGTGCCGGAGGCCTTCTCCATGGCCGAGGCCGGCGCCACGCCGGAGACCCTGATGACGGTGTGGCACAACGTCTTCGAGCGCGGCGGCCTTAAAGCCGGCGAGACCCTGCTCGTGCATGGCGGATCATCCGGCATCGGCACCATGGCGATCCAGCTCGGAAAGGCATTTGGAGCCAGGGTCGTCGTCACCGTCGGCTCTGCAGAGAAGGCCGAGGCCTGCCTCAAGCTCGGAGCCGATCGCGCCGTCAACTACAAGACCGAGGATTTCGTCGCGGTGACGCGGGAATTCACCAGCAAGGCCGGTGTCGACGTCATCCTCGACATGGTCGGCGGTGACTACATCGAGCGCAATTACGATGCCGCCGCCGTCGGCGGCCGCATCGTCCAGATCGCCTTCCTCGGCTCACCGAAAGCGACGGTCAACTTCACCAAGCTGATGATCAAGCGGCTGGTCCATACCGGCTCGACATTGCGGCCGCGGTCCGTCGCCGACAAGGCCGCGATGGTGGAAGCGATTACCACCAAAGTCTTGCCCTTGCTTCGCGATGGCCGGGTCAAGCCATTGATGGACAGCAGTTTCCCTCTGGAAAGGGCAGCAGATGCCCATCGCCGGATGGAGACAAGTCAACATGTTGGCAAAATTGTGCTCACGGTCTGA
- a CDS encoding DUF1192 domain-containing protein translates to MARDDDEAPRRKVTHDIGQDISLLSVGEIEARIGLLREEIARLETALGGKRASRDAADRFFKS, encoded by the coding sequence ATGGCACGCGACGACGACGAGGCGCCCAGGCGCAAGGTCACCCACGACATCGGCCAGGATATATCGCTGTTGTCGGTCGGCGAGATCGAGGCGCGGATAGGGCTCCTGCGTGAGGAGATCGCCCGTCTCGAGACGGCGCTGGGCGGCAAGCGCGCCTCGCGCGATGCCGCCGATCGCTTCTTCAAATCCTGA